One region of Mesotoga sp. UBA6090 genomic DNA includes:
- a CDS encoding ABC transporter permease: MSRNKLKAVFIAFAKEAFRNKLEVFFTLFFPMIFLLFGFFFGGSSDYQKPSVGLYQTGSYDISPVIEETGAWRLSHFDDETSLEEEIRSGDILLGVTFDGEKISYLYREGDVGQLSTIEMARASISAAVEKKINNVKSVIVVENIPETAGRVRATDVDYMMSGVVAISLLSAGMFSVISVFGRYRKRGVLDRFKITPLKPMTFILGSTLTRFLVSLVSIILILLVSRLLFKTSFQIDWPLFLISIVSSTLGMMALGLFLTLLFRNPETADSAASILMVIMIFLAGIYFPLTFLPGYLRTISIFLPVKYVAELIRHSLGIELVSTAYFVITNIVLSFSGVLLLYFTGKRYLSAS, from the coding sequence ATGAGTAGAAACAAGTTGAAAGCTGTCTTCATCGCCTTTGCAAAGGAAGCGTTCAGAAACAAGCTGGAAGTCTTTTTCACGCTGTTCTTCCCAATGATATTCCTGCTCTTCGGTTTCTTTTTCGGTGGCTCCAGTGATTATCAAAAGCCCTCCGTAGGGCTGTATCAGACCGGAAGTTACGATATTTCTCCGGTTATCGAGGAGACGGGGGCATGGAGACTAAGCCACTTCGATGATGAGACGAGCCTGGAAGAAGAGATAAGAAGCGGGGATATCTTGCTGGGAGTTACATTCGATGGCGAGAAAATCTCCTATCTCTACCGTGAGGGTGATGTTGGTCAACTTAGTACAATAGAAATGGCAAGGGCAAGTATCTCGGCGGCCGTTGAGAAGAAAATCAACAATGTGAAATCGGTGATTGTTGTTGAGAACATTCCCGAGACAGCCGGAAGAGTTCGCGCAACCGATGTCGATTATATGATGTCAGGCGTCGTAGCAATCTCACTCCTTTCGGCCGGAATGTTTTCAGTGATCAGCGTCTTTGGAAGGTACAGAAAGAGGGGAGTACTTGATAGATTCAAGATCACTCCGCTCAAACCCATGACTTTCATTCTTGGAAGCACTCTGACGAGATTCCTGGTCAGTCTGGTGTCAATCATCCTGATCTTGTTAGTAAGCAGACTCTTGTTCAAGACAAGCTTTCAGATTGATTGGCCGCTTTTCCTTATATCGATAGTTTCATCAACTCTCGGGATGATGGCTCTTGGCCTTTTCCTTACACTTCTCTTCAGGAATCCGGAAACGGCCGATTCGGCAGCCAGTATACTTATGGTGATAATGATCTTTCTTGCAGGAATATACTTTCCACTGACATTCCTGCCCGGTTATCTGAGAACTATATCGATCTTTCTTCCCGTAAAGTACGTGGCTGAACTAATAAGACATTCGCTTGGGATAGAATTGGTTTCCACAGCGTACTTTGTTATTACTAATATCGTGCTGTCTTTCAGTGGAGTATTGCTTCTTTACTTCACTGGAAAGCGTTATTTGAGCGCTTCTTGA
- a CDS encoding DUF4382 domain-containing protein: MKKLLFLIVLVFAFFFSGCVDLTLPEADRGTVRVVLTDAVIPIEEIDSLMVRIESIKLYGSEEVPPDEYEPFVIVDEPFEVDILTLVGTTFELPDTTGVVGVYNQLRIEVSAATMTANEIVYPVTVNSGSLKINNLGLEIIEGSVTNVVLDFDLSKSLKINGRWEDIVSEAEISGEKKSHEDKVHMTPVIHVRHGSLFDVTGIVSSDQLPLLVALFPEGEDEALTTFTHIDNPIWEAGEFRFCKVGPGEYRLEFFDNYGDEGFSVDESESRYQSISVTVADKDVDLGTIVLVEK, from the coding sequence ATGAAAAAGCTACTATTCTTGATTGTCTTGGTCTTTGCGTTTTTCTTCTCTGGGTGCGTGGATCTTACTTTGCCAGAGGCTGACAGGGGAACGGTGAGAGTTGTTCTTACCGATGCGGTAATCCCTATCGAAGAGATTGACTCTCTTATGGTAAGGATTGAAAGCATAAAGCTCTATGGGTCCGAGGAGGTTCCTCCAGATGAATACGAGCCTTTTGTGATTGTGGACGAACCATTTGAAGTAGACATTCTTACTCTGGTGGGAACGACTTTCGAACTGCCCGACACTACAGGAGTCGTCGGTGTATATAACCAGTTGCGGATAGAAGTGTCTGCGGCAACTATGACCGCCAATGAGATAGTCTATCCAGTCACCGTCAACTCTGGATCACTGAAGATCAACAATCTGGGCCTCGAGATCATCGAAGGTTCTGTGACGAACGTTGTTCTTGACTTTGACTTGTCAAAGTCACTGAAAATCAACGGCCGGTGGGAGGACATCGTCAGTGAAGCTGAGATCTCAGGCGAGAAGAAGAGCCACGAAGACAAGGTCCACATGACGCCCGTAATCCATGTTCGCCACGGAAGCCTTTTTGATGTAACGGGAATTGTCTCTTCGGATCAGTTGCCTCTCCTTGTAGCGCTGTTTCCCGAAGGTGAAGACGAGGCTCTTACGACGTTTACCCATATCGACAATCCGATTTGGGAAGCAGGCGAATTCAGATTCTGCAAGGTTGGCCCGGGGGAGTATAGACTGGAGTTCTTCGACAATTACGGGGATGAGGGATTCTCGGTCGATGAAAGCGAATCCAGATATCAATCCATTTCAGTTACCGTTGCAGACAAAGACGTCGATCTTGGTACAATTGTCTTGGTTGAGAAATAG
- a CDS encoding ABC transporter ATP-binding protein codes for MNLRKYYGETKAVDGIEFDLREGEVLAILGPNGAGKTTTVEMLEGLRKPDAGKIEYFEEKLPPSSERVKEEIGVQLQSSSFFEYLSVKETLDLFRGLYRKSIPSKDLIEEVSLEDKEKTYTKNLSGGQLQRLAVAVALVNDPRVVFLDEPTTGLDPQARRMLWETILALKKKEKTIILTTHYMEEAERLADRIIIMDYGKIIARGTLDELIDSIDAENIVTFGVQGEDPVPKEFLDMEGLQHVENREYSVTTRDVERILGRLFERSKKFGLLLDDVTIRKPNLEDVFITLTGRKLRD; via the coding sequence ATGAATCTCCGGAAATATTATGGCGAAACAAAGGCCGTTGACGGAATTGAATTCGATCTCAGAGAGGGAGAAGTGCTAGCCATTTTGGGTCCCAACGGTGCCGGCAAGACCACAACTGTGGAGATGCTCGAAGGATTGAGAAAACCCGACGCAGGTAAGATAGAGTATTTCGAGGAGAAACTCCCTCCTTCCAGTGAAAGAGTGAAGGAGGAGATCGGAGTTCAGCTCCAGTCGTCTAGTTTTTTCGAATATCTCTCTGTGAAGGAGACTCTTGACCTTTTCAGAGGTCTTTACCGGAAGAGTATTCCATCAAAAGACCTGATCGAAGAGGTCTCACTGGAAGATAAAGAGAAAACCTACACCAAGAATCTTTCGGGAGGTCAGCTCCAGAGATTGGCGGTTGCAGTGGCTCTTGTAAATGATCCGAGAGTAGTATTTCTGGATGAACCGACTACCGGACTGGATCCTCAGGCAAGGAGAATGTTGTGGGAGACGATATTGGCTCTGAAGAAGAAGGAAAAGACGATAATCCTTACGACTCATTACATGGAAGAGGCAGAGAGATTGGCCGACAGAATAATCATAATGGATTACGGGAAGATAATCGCTAGAGGGACTTTGGATGAGCTCATTGACTCTATCGATGCTGAGAATATCGTCACTTTCGGTGTTCAGGGAGAGGATCCAGTACCTAAGGAATTTCTGGATATGGAAGGTCTTCAACATGTTGAGAACCGCGAGTATTCGGTGACAACGAGGGATGTAGAGAGAATTCTAGGCAGGCTTTTCGAGAGATCCAAGAAGTTTGGTCTACTCCTGGACGACGTTACGATTCGAAAGCCCAATCTGGAGGATGTCTTCATCACCCTTACCGGCAGAAAACTGAGGGACTGA
- a CDS encoding ABC transporter permease: MSRLWNFTSGLFKSEIREFQVMFWSFIFPLILYFILTSVFGSFYGNDTQGVSFRIGIVREENLAGFGKIIDEVIEGISSESGPFVKKEYGSIDDALVDLREGRQDIVLVIPAGTNAKMTSALALKMGEVPLQVHYISGKESSTIASSIIEEVINEVNLEIERRGEGDFLDIVTETRVISAIEEQPFDYKEYIFPGVALMMILSVALLNSPFGLIQYRVSGVNKKLYTTPLRSLEYFAGHLFKLIITMLISLILLYLMATFVYRVGGSIFDIRFILTLLFSMIVTVSFGLMIASFSKKLSTVSVLGQSLYQIMMFLGGLYFPVFDLPWGIRWLVYALPTTYLVELSRRVMGYQFAPLSVGWLIAVPLIWTTFSLVVFAVNFKKVMGYE, encoded by the coding sequence ATGAGCAGATTGTGGAATTTCACGTCAGGGCTTTTCAAGAGCGAAATCAGAGAGTTCCAGGTAATGTTCTGGAGTTTCATATTTCCGTTGATTCTCTACTTCATCCTGACATCGGTTTTCGGGTCCTTTTACGGGAACGATACTCAGGGAGTGAGTTTCAGAATCGGGATTGTGAGGGAGGAAAATCTTGCGGGATTTGGAAAGATTATCGATGAAGTCATTGAAGGGATCTCCTCGGAGAGCGGTCCGTTTGTCAAGAAGGAGTATGGGTCAATCGATGATGCTCTAGTTGATCTTAGAGAGGGAAGACAGGATATCGTGCTCGTCATTCCCGCCGGAACCAACGCTAAAATGACAAGCGCGCTGGCACTCAAGATGGGAGAAGTGCCCCTTCAAGTTCACTATATCAGCGGCAAGGAATCGTCCACAATCGCTTCGAGCATTATCGAGGAAGTAATAAACGAAGTGAATCTCGAGATCGAACGGCGGGGCGAGGGAGATTTTCTCGATATTGTCACGGAGACCAGAGTTATCTCCGCAATTGAAGAACAGCCCTTTGACTACAAAGAGTACATCTTTCCGGGGGTTGCCTTGATGATGATTCTCTCGGTAGCTCTTCTAAACAGCCCCTTTGGTCTAATTCAGTACAGAGTGTCCGGTGTGAATAAGAAACTCTACACAACTCCTTTGAGATCTCTTGAATACTTCGCGGGTCACTTGTTCAAATTGATAATAACTATGCTGATCTCATTAATACTTCTGTACCTTATGGCCACTTTTGTGTACAGGGTGGGCGGTTCAATCTTCGATATCAGGTTCATCTTGACTCTGCTCTTCTCAATGATTGTTACGGTATCTTTCGGTCTAATGATAGCTTCCTTCTCAAAGAAGCTCTCAACAGTTAGCGTTCTTGGGCAGAGCTTGTACCAGATAATGATGTTTCTCGGGGGCCTTTACTTCCCCGTATTCGATCTCCCATGGGGTATCCGTTGGTTGGTCTACGCATTACCAACCACCTATCTTGTTGAGCTAAGTAGAAGGGTAATGGGCTACCAGTTCGCGCCGCTTTCGGTTGGCTGGCTGATAGCGGTACCTCTAATCTGGACCACATTCTCACTGGTCGTTTTTGCCGTGAATTTCAAGAAGGTGATGGGCTATGAGTAG
- a CDS encoding FprA family A-type flavoprotein, which translates to MSETVKIAEGIHWIGVNDFETHLFEALWPLPRGVSYNSYILIDEKVVLIDTVKGPFFSAYLDKIKSLLPAGKKIDYLVVNHMEPDHSGSIKVLKEAFPEMSVVGNEKTIDMLNAFYGVADNTFAVKDGEELSIGSKILRFYMTPMVHWPETMMTLEKTTGVLFSGDAFGGFGTLNGGIFDDEVDVDFFEDEVLRYFSNIVGRYSAMVQKAFEKLKGVDIKVICATHGPVWRKNPSRILDLYDRWSRQETEEGVVLVYGSMYGNTQKMMEAVASGLVEGGVERVRVHNISTTHISFIIRDIWRYKGLVMGSCTYNAELFPPMKQLVSAIENRMMKNHKIGVFGSYTWSGGALKELQQFASRSKCDQVGPVIESKSCPTQEDLDKCVELGLNMAAAIRS; encoded by the coding sequence GTGAGTGAAACTGTAAAAATCGCTGAAGGGATCCACTGGATAGGAGTGAATGACTTTGAGACTCATCTTTTCGAGGCCCTATGGCCGCTTCCAAGAGGAGTTTCCTACAACTCATATATTCTGATCGATGAAAAGGTCGTTCTCATCGACACTGTCAAGGGGCCTTTTTTCTCGGCATATCTCGACAAGATAAAGTCGCTTCTTCCCGCTGGAAAGAAGATCGATTATCTCGTGGTTAATCATATGGAGCCAGATCACTCCGGTTCGATCAAGGTCCTTAAAGAGGCCTTCCCTGAAATGAGTGTGGTCGGAAATGAGAAAACGATAGACATGCTCAATGCATTTTATGGTGTAGCAGACAATACATTCGCAGTCAAGGATGGCGAGGAGTTGAGCATTGGTTCAAAGATCCTCCGGTTCTACATGACCCCTATGGTGCACTGGCCAGAGACGATGATGACACTTGAAAAGACCACGGGGGTGCTGTTTTCCGGAGATGCTTTTGGAGGTTTCGGCACACTGAACGGCGGGATATTTGACGACGAAGTTGATGTCGATTTTTTCGAGGACGAGGTGCTCAGGTACTTCTCAAACATAGTCGGTAGATACAGTGCAATGGTTCAGAAGGCCTTCGAAAAACTCAAAGGTGTTGACATAAAGGTTATCTGCGCTACTCACGGACCCGTTTGGAGAAAGAACCCTTCAAGGATTCTCGATCTTTACGATCGCTGGAGCAGACAGGAGACAGAGGAAGGCGTCGTTCTGGTATACGGTTCAATGTATGGAAACACACAGAAAATGATGGAGGCGGTGGCTTCCGGTCTTGTCGAGGGAGGCGTCGAGAGAGTCAGGGTTCACAATATCTCTACGACGCACATTTCGTTTATCATAAGAGACATCTGGAGATACAAGGGCCTAGTGATGGGGAGTTGTACCTATAATGCGGAGCTCTTCCCTCCGATGAAGCAACTGGTTAGCGCGATAGAGAACAGGATGATGAAAAATCACAAGATAGGAGTTTTCGGTTCCTATACCTGGAGCGGGGGAGCCCTGAAAGAACTTCAGCAGTTCGCTTCGAGATCGAAGTGCGATCAGGTGGGCCCGGTGATTGAGTCGAAGAGTTGTCCAACGCAAGAGGATCTCGACAAGTGCGTTGAACTGGGTCTGAACATGGCAGCGGCGATAAGGTCATGA